TTCGCCGCCAATTGATCGCTTTTTGCTGCAACATGACATGGTCAAAAGTTTTTCTCATGTTTGTGCTGATGCGGGCGCAATACCTGGTGCTCAGCTTATTAGCAGGGAGATAATTCCTGCTGGTGCAGAAGAACAAGACTTTTTGCAGCTTGATGAACAGGATTTGGTGCTGCATATTCGTCGTCTGCGCACTGCGGATAACACCCCAATTTTTCTCGAGAATATATTTTTGCCCTATCTGTCGTTTCGAGAATTGCTCACACGCGACCTTAATGATTGCTCAATTTTTGAAACTATTGCCGAGCTTACCGGAACACTTCCTGCGCACACGCCGTTTAGGATGGTAGAAGCAGTTAAGGCAAGTGCCGAACAAGCCGCATATCTATCAATTTCGCCCGGCGACCCGCTGCTTTATCTGCATGCACACTTTGCGTCTAAGACCGATACACCGCTGTGCATTGGTAGGCAGTATTACGTGGGAAAACGTTTCCGTATCAAGCTATAAAAACTGTGCTTTGTTACGCACATTGTTAGCGGGACGTTTCCATTTCGTATCTATTCGGAAGCTTGTTATTTTTCGGGTCTATACTAGCCCCCAAGTTTTTCGCCCTGCTGCGTTTTGTGGTGGGGCGTTACTACAGAGAGAAAGGACAAGCGATGAAACAGTTTTCTAAGCCTATGAGCCGCCGCGTTTTTGTACGTGCAGGCCTCGCTGCCAGTGCCACCACCATTGCCGCTCTGTTGGCGGGTTGCCAGCGTCCGAGCAATGCGACATCAGGGCAAAATGGTAGCGCTGCTCAAGGTGCCGACCCTTCCGAGGCTGTCCTTGCAAAGAAGCAACTCCGTATTGGTATGGAGGCAGCTTATGCCCCCTACAACTGGCAGGTGTCTGAGGAGTCTGAGTTTACGATTCCTATTGATAATGTTCCGGGCGCTTTTGCCGATGGCTATGACGTGCAAATTGCAAAATACCTTGGCGAGCAGATGGGCTTTGAGCCGGTAGCGGTCAAGCAGAGCTTCTCGGGTCTGATTGACTCGCTCAATAACGGTCAGATTGACCTCATCATTGCAGGCATGTCTGCAACTGACGAGCGTCGCCAGTCTGTGGATTTCTCTGAGCCGTATTTTGTGGGCTCCTTTGGCCTGTTTGTTATGAAGGGTTCGTCTTACGAGAACGCTACCAAGCTGAGCGATTTTGCGGGCGCTACCGTTCTTGGTCAAAAAGACACCATGCTTGATGATGTTATTGACGAGATTCCCGATGTTATTCACAAGACACCGGTTGATTCGGTGCCCACGGTATTTAGCAACCTCAAACAAGGTACCTGCGATGCGGTGACCTTCAATACCGAGAACGAGGCTGGCTATATCAAGCAAAACCCCGACTTTGTTGCCGTTAAGTTTGCACCAGGTGAGGGTTTCAAAGAAGAAGTTCCCTGCAATGTTGGTATGAAAAAGGGTTCAACGAAGCTGTTGGAAACCATTGACAAAACCTTGGCTGAACTGAAAGAGGATGAGCGTCAGAAGCTTTGGGATGCGGTTCTTGAGCGTCAGCCTGCCTAAGGGGGCTACCCTATGAGTTATTTCTCGCGCCTTGCCACCTTTGTGCGGGCGAATCATCGCTACGTCTATTTGGGCACGAGCGTTATTGCAGCTCTAGGTCTTGCGTCAGCACAAGAGTTGGCAACGTCGTCGAGTTTTTTGTATCCCACAGGCATCGTTCAAGATGTCCTGTGGGGCTTTCTTTGGGCATGGCTGGCGCTTGCGGCGGCAGCACTTGCTTCAAAGATTGTTTTGCGTGCGCGCTACGCTGAAACATCGCTGTTTTCGGGCGCAAGTAAGCGCGGCATTCCCGCTGCAGCTCTTAGGTGGGGCTCTTATCTCATTGTGCTGATTACCTGCCTTTTTATAGTTGACCGCTATGTGGTGGGAACGTATGACTTTGCTATGGCAAGTATTGCGCTCGACTCTAATCCGCCTGATTTTTTGTCCGGTCTTATTTACATGACCTATAAGAGCTGGCCACTGTTGCTGAGCGGTATTGGCACCACAATTGCCCTAGCATTTTTTGGCACCATTATTGCCTTTTTCTTGGGGCTTATCTTGGTCTTTGTATATCTACAGCAGTTTGACCGTGTCGATAACGACTTTGTCCGCTTTGTGAAAACAATTGGTCGCGGCTTTGCAAGGCTTTACAGCACTATCGTGCGCGGCACACCCATGATGGTGCAGGCACTGCTTATTTATGCGGCGGGTTTTGTGGTTGTTCGCGGCTTTGGGCTCAACACGGCAGAAGCAAATGCGGTTTGGAGCCAATTTAGCGCGGGCTTGGTTACAATTTCGCTCAACTCCACCGCCTACCTTATGGAGGTACTGCGCGGTGGTATCGAGGCGGTAGACCCAGGTCAGGCTGAGGCTGCGCGTTCGCTTGGCCTTTCTCAGTGGCAAGCTATGAGGCGCGTTGTATTTCCGCAGGGCATAAAGCACGCAATTCCCGCGCTAACAAACGAAATCATCATCAATATCAAAGACTCGTCGGTTCTCTCCGCGATTGGTGTCTTTGACCTGTACTTTGCAACAACCACTATCGCTGGTCTGTATTACCGTCAGATGGAAGTGTATGTAGTTGCCATGGCTATCTATCTGGTTCTGACACTTATTGCTGGTCGTATGCTTGAAGCCTTGGGGCGCAAGCTCGGTGCTTCCGAATCCAAGACTTTTCTCAGCTCAAATTAAGGAGGCAGGCATATGACACATACTACTCCTGCTGATACGGTTGCTCACACAACAGATGAGACACAGGGTTTTGGTGCCAAGGCTTACCTCGGCGATGTTTTAATTGCTGTTGAGGGGCTACGCAAGAGCTTTGGCGAGCTTGAGGTGCTTAAAGGCATCAATCTCACAGTTGCAAAAGGTGAGGTTGTTACCCTTATTGGCGCTTCTGGCTCAGGCAAATCAACCTTGCTGCGCTGCTTAAATTTGCTCGAAGAACCAGATGAGGGCAATGTCTGGTTTCAGGGCAATAATCTCACCGATTCGCGCTGCGATGTAAACGCGCTTCGTCAACACATCGGCATGGTATTTCAGGGCTTCAATCTGTTTAATAATATGGACGTGCTTGCAAATTGCACGTTGGCTCCTGTGTTGCTAAAAAAGGCAAGCAACGATGAGGCTGAAGCGCTGGCAATGAAGCATCTTACAAGTGTTGGCTTGGCTGACTTTGCGCATGCCGATGTGAGCCGATTGTCGGGTGGACAAAAGCAGCGGGTAGCTATTGCGCGTGCATTGTGTATGGACCCAGAAATTATGCTGTTTGACGAGCCCACGAGCGCGCTTGACCCTGAGATTGTGGGCGAGGTGCTTGATGTTATGAAAAGCCTTGCGCACGATGGTATGACCATGATGGTGGTAACGCACGAGATGGACTTTGCACGCACGGTTAGTGACCGCGTGGTGTTTATGGACCAAGGGGTTATCTGTGAAGAGGGTAGCCCTGAGCAGATTTTTGGCAACCCAACACATGCTCGTACGCGCGAGTTTTTGGCACGCTACCTTGAGGCATAATAGGTTTTACGGTAGAGCCTGTTGCGCTTTGTGCTTGCTGTATTCGTGTTTATAGAGTGGCAGCAAGGTATATGAGAAGAGGCTGCTTCGCATGGAGGTGGGGTATCGGTGCCGGAGCCGATACCCCACCGTTTGTATAGGGGAGCGTGATGGTATGAAGAAGGTATCAGCTGCATTAAGGTCTGAGCTTGGACAGGGAAGCGAATCAAATGCGCTTGTATCTGATGACAAGTCAAATGTTCCGGCTGGTAGTGCAGTGGCTGAGCTACCGTCTTGCTGTGGTGCCAGCGCAGGGGGCGAGGCGCAGCCTGGGCTTGGTGTTACGCAATTTTTTGCTCACGAAGATGATTATCCTGAGCTGGACGAAGCAGCCATATCGGCGCGCCTTGGTGCGGTGATTGCGGTGCCTAGCATCAGCACGACGGACGCGCGTCAAACTAATCGTGCGGCCTTTGAGGAGCTTCATACCTTGTTGCGCCATCAGTGGTCTCGTGTTTTTGCTGCTGCAGAGCTTATACAACAGGATTTATCCCTGCTTCTGCTTATTCCCGGCTCTGACCCTACACTTGACCCTATCATGATGATGGCGCACCTCGATGTAGTGCCTATAGTACCTGGTACTGAAGTCGATTGGACTCATGCACCCTTTTCGGGTTATGTCGATGAGACCTTTATTTGGGGTCGTGGTGCAATTGACATGAAAAGCCAGCTTACAGGCATGTTTGAAGCTGTTGATTTTGTCTTGTCTCAAGGTGTTGAGCTGCGTCGAGGTCTTATACTCGCCTGCGGGCAGGACGAAGAAACGCTTCAGCAGGGTTCAAAAGCACTTGCTGCGGAGCTTGAGCAGCGTGGTATTCACCCAGCGTTTTTGCTCGATGAGGGCGACTATCGTATCGTTGACGGCGCAGTTTATGGGGCACCGGGCATGCACCTGATGCATGCCGCGCTTGCCGAAAAGGGCTATGCCGATGTAATACTCACGGCTAAAAGTTCGGGTGGTCATTCGTCAAATCCCTATGGTGGCTCCTCGCTTGAGGTCTTGGCACACGCAATTAGTCGTATCGCTAATCTTACATGGCCGGTTACTCTAACACCGCTTACGCAAGCAATGCTCCTTCGCTTGCTGCCTGAACTGTATGAAGGTCCGCTGGTAGAGATGGGTATTAACTCGGCAGATGAGCTTGTGACCCAAGCAGATGAGATTGCCAAGGCTTGTCTTGGTCACCCTGAGCTTTATCCCTTAGTTACTACAACTTGTGCGCCTACCATGATTGAGGGCGGTTCAACGGGGGCTAATGTGCTCCCACAAGATATGTGGGCAAATATCAATTTTCGGACGCTTGCTGGTACAACAGCACAGGACGTGCTCGCACGTTGTCAGGCCGCAATCGCGGATTTGCCGGTTACGGCGACACTAGGTCCTGGTGCTACCGACCCTAGTCCTGCTGACGCTCTGCCCAGTTTTGGCTTTGATGCTATCGCGCATGTTGCAGCACGCTATTTCCAAGAGCAACAAAACCCCATCACGCTTGTGCCAAGTACGGTGATTGGTGCTACCGACGCTGCAAGTTATAGCAAAATTTGTTCTGAGTGTATTCGCTTTTCTGCCTTTACGGTGGATGATGCTGAGTCTCAGCGGGGCGTCCATGGCACCGATGAGCGCATCAGCCGCCGCGCCTATCTGCAGGGAATCCGTTTTTACATTCGTTTGATTACCGAAGTTGCTGCCTAGCTAGATTTCGCTGTAGCTTCTTTGGGCGTGCGCTGTATGTAGGCTCGCCTTATTTGAAGTGAGCGCGGGTATGGTATGCTTAAACGTCTAAAAACGTTTGCTTGGGGTATAGGGTTTAAGCAGGAGTTGGTTTTAGGCACCTCTCGCACCGGATACACAAAGGAGTTCGCATGTCCTTTACGCTCGATAAGCTCTAGCTCTGCGGGGGCACCGTGGTGCTCATATGCAATGCCCTCTATCGATTGAAAGGATTATCATGCGCGACAAGCTTGAAAAACTTATTGAGGCTTATGCCGAGCTCGAAAAGAAACTCTCCGATCCTGCAGTTGTAGCCGATCAAAAAGAATATATGCGTCTTGCAAAAGAGCATGCACATCAATCTGAATTGGTTGCACGTGCCCGCGAATATGTGCAGGCGCTCGATGATATTGATGCTGCAAAAGAGATGCTCCATGAGACGAGCGATGCTGACGAAAAGGAGATGTTGCAGGAGGAGATAAGCTCAAACGAGGCAAAACTGCCCCAGCTTGAGGAAGATATCAAGTTCATGCTTATCCCCGGCGACCCCAACGACGAGAAGAATACGATTGTTGAGATTCGTTCTGCTGCAGGTGGTGATGAGGCGGCTATTTTTGCCGGCGACCTCTTTAAGATGTATCAGCGTTTTTGCGAAATGCATAAGTGGAAAATCACCGTACTCGATTCAAGTCCTAGCGAGGTAGGCGGCTTCAAAAGTATTGAGTTTAAGGTTGAGGGCGACAAAGTATATTCGGTTATGAAGTACGAAAGCGGCGTGCACCGAGTACAGCGTGTTCCCAAGACTGAGAGTCAAGGGCGCATTCAAACCTCAACAGCAACCGTGGCAGTGCTTCCCGAGGCAGAAGAAATTGACATTCAGATTGACCAGGGTGACCTGCGTATTGATACCTATTGCGCCTCAGGTCCTGGCGGTCAGTGCGTAAATACCACGTATTCGGCGGTGCGCATTACACATCTGCCTACCAACACGGTAGTGCAGTCGCAGGAGCAGCGCAGTCAGATTCAAAACCGCGAGGTGTGCATGCAGATGTTGCGTGCGCGTTTGTATGAGATGGAGTTGGAGCGTCAGCAGGCAGAGTTGGGTGCAGAGCGCCAGAGCCAGATTGGTCACGGTAACCGTTCGGAGAAGATTCGCACCTACAACCAGCCGCAAGATCGCGTAACTGATCACCGCATTGGTTTTAATAGCACCTATAACAATGTGCTTTTGGGCGAGCAGCTGCCAAATGTCATTGATGCCTTGGCGGCAGCTGACCGTGCGGAGAAACTTGCTCACGCAGTTGACTAAGGCGGGTGTTGAGCTTACGTGCGAGCTGTCTCTGGCTTGTTGTTTGCGCATTAATCCGGGTGAATGAATTGCACGTTTGTTGGGTGGTATAGTTTTCACTTCGCCAACTTGATGATTGATTTGCAGGTTTACGAGGTGGCATAGTCTTTTCACGGGAACTGCGCTTCGCGAAAGTTCCCTTAGAAAAGCTATGCCACCCTTATGTTGTGGCTCAGCTATTCCTAGTTCACAGGTCAGTTTGCTCCCACTTTGCAGACAGCTTTTCATTGCATTTCAGTGGGTCGAATGGTTGCATTCTTCGAATGTGCTCCGCAGAATTCTCCGAGTACAATCATTCGTCCTTTTCTTAGAGTAAATGTCAAATACATATACAGCACTTAGCTCATCCCACACCCTGCTATGCGATAGCAGCACATTCCCACACCACGCTATGTATAAGCAGTGCGTATAAGATGAAGAAGTTTTTGTTGAAGATTTTACGCGGCAAAGGAATACACTCCTCAGGTAGACTGCACCACCCGACAAACTACCCAGTAACGTGGGTTCAGCAAAACTGTTGGTTTCTCAAGTTGAAATCGACCAAGGTATTGCATTCTACGAATGTGCTTCGCAGAATTCTCCGAACGCAATACCTTGGTCTTACGTCTGTCCTTCGTGCTTGAGACAAACGAACATTCCAATAAAGCTGTGTCCCGAGAGCACTTCTCTGAAAAAAAGTTCATTTCTTTTCTATGTGGGCAGATTTCAAAACACCGCCGACTTAAATGAGCAATTTTGACAGAAACGGGCAACCTGGCACTAAATTCTGACAAAAACGGGCAATGTGGCAATAAACCCCCTGCAGCAGGAAAAGATACACTTCATCTACCTACAGGTTTATAAAACAACAAATAACCCACGGGGGTTCTACACTGCCAAATTGCCCATTTCTGTCAAAAGAGAGTTGGACTAGCATCGCCCGCGCGATTTAAGGTCTTGAACAAACCCTAGTTACCGAGCAAGTGCGACGCAATCTCTAACATAAGTCACAGCTGAAGTCGCAACAACCGAGCTTAACTTGACACCCGCGTAATATTTCTGACCTATACATCAGCAGTATTGACTACCAAGATGCTCAATCAACACCTCTGACCAGCGCTTTGGCAAAAATGACTAATTTGACGCAAAAACCTGTCATTTTTGACGAATTTGACGTAAGTCGACAACTGTAGCTTTACTCACAGCTCATCTACCTGCAGTTTTGCAAATCAAATACTAACCCGCTGGGTTATAGAGAGTACAAATTCGTCATTTTTGACAAAGCGACAGGTGTAACTTATTGCAGTGGCAAGAGAGTCGGCACTCGATACGGCGAAATAGTGCTGCTGTCTCGCTTTGCGATGCAATGTCGGTACGCTACTCTAACATGCAGCAGCTCACTATTGGTGTGCTACAGTAATGTTTCGGCTGACTGGGAAGCTGCAGGGATTCATGGAGCAAACAATGCTCCTACGAAATTGCGACAACTCTGAGGCTCTGGAAGTTAATTAATCTAGTGTACGTATTTTTGCCCACATCCCAAGTATAGGGGGTCTGTACAAGTATGTTTTTCAGCATTTCCGCAGGAAAGACGCTTTACTTCAGTAGAGTGTACTTGACCCTTTGCAACAAATTCGTACACTAAACGGATTTGCTTTACAGCGAAGGCAGAAACCTTAAGAGTCATACCTCGAGATGTGTAAACGAAGGCTTCAAACCTCGCCTACTTCAAAATCAACCTGCTGGAAAACCCATTTGTCTGGTCAATGTATAGAGCCGTAGCCTCCCTAGGCTATAGCCTTCTGTGTCACCGTGTTTTCCAGCAGGCTAGAATCTTTAAGAGCAAAAAATAAATACTAAACTGCTTAGAAACTTGCTCCAACCATGTAATAGGCTGCAACGCACCACGCCACTGCAACGATAATAAGAGCAGATAAGAGGATATAACGCAGACTTGTATTCTCTTCGCCGGCTTTCAGAAATTCGCTTGAAGCATTTGCAACGTATCCCATATTTGCATACGCAAATGTTGCGCGTATGAGATTGACTGCGACAAAAGCAAGCAGAACCCAGCGTAGATACATCCATGGGATGAATTTGAAATAGAACGGTGTAAGCAAGGCAAGCACGGTAGATAGAAGCATACGCCCGCCAAGGTAAGCTGAGCTACCGCCAAAGCACCCTAAAAAGAGAGTGATGATTCCATACATATACCGAGACTTCTTGACAGTCTTTTGATTATGGTCTACAGCCTTAATGTTTGCCATAATCGATGAAGTATTCGTTGACATATGAACCCCCTTCTGCAGAGCACATTTTGTTGGAAGTCAGCTGATAGA
This region of Collinsella sp. zg1085 genomic DNA includes:
- a CDS encoding GntR family transcriptional regulator, with the protein product MQSSQHTPLYQQICAELKAAISSGQYAPKDKLPSEPELSKRYGVSRITVRRAVEELCDEGYVVKQQGRGTFVSSPPIDRFLLQHDMVKSFSHVCADAGAIPGAQLISREIIPAGAEEQDFLQLDEQDLVLHIRRLRTADNTPIFLENIFLPYLSFRELLTRDLNDCSIFETIAELTGTLPAHTPFRMVEAVKASAEQAAYLSISPGDPLLYLHAHFASKTDTPLCIGRQYYVGKRFRIKL
- a CDS encoding transporter substrate-binding domain-containing protein, with the protein product MKQFSKPMSRRVFVRAGLAASATTIAALLAGCQRPSNATSGQNGSAAQGADPSEAVLAKKQLRIGMEAAYAPYNWQVSEESEFTIPIDNVPGAFADGYDVQIAKYLGEQMGFEPVAVKQSFSGLIDSLNNGQIDLIIAGMSATDERRQSVDFSEPYFVGSFGLFVMKGSSYENATKLSDFAGATVLGQKDTMLDDVIDEIPDVIHKTPVDSVPTVFSNLKQGTCDAVTFNTENEAGYIKQNPDFVAVKFAPGEGFKEEVPCNVGMKKGSTKLLETIDKTLAELKEDERQKLWDAVLERQPA
- a CDS encoding amino acid ABC transporter permease → MSYFSRLATFVRANHRYVYLGTSVIAALGLASAQELATSSSFLYPTGIVQDVLWGFLWAWLALAAAALASKIVLRARYAETSLFSGASKRGIPAAALRWGSYLIVLITCLFIVDRYVVGTYDFAMASIALDSNPPDFLSGLIYMTYKSWPLLLSGIGTTIALAFFGTIIAFFLGLILVFVYLQQFDRVDNDFVRFVKTIGRGFARLYSTIVRGTPMMVQALLIYAAGFVVVRGFGLNTAEANAVWSQFSAGLVTISLNSTAYLMEVLRGGIEAVDPGQAEAARSLGLSQWQAMRRVVFPQGIKHAIPALTNEIIINIKDSSVLSAIGVFDLYFATTTIAGLYYRQMEVYVVAMAIYLVLTLIAGRMLEALGRKLGASESKTFLSSN
- a CDS encoding amino acid ABC transporter ATP-binding protein, whose amino-acid sequence is MTHTTPADTVAHTTDETQGFGAKAYLGDVLIAVEGLRKSFGELEVLKGINLTVAKGEVVTLIGASGSGKSTLLRCLNLLEEPDEGNVWFQGNNLTDSRCDVNALRQHIGMVFQGFNLFNNMDVLANCTLAPVLLKKASNDEAEALAMKHLTSVGLADFAHADVSRLSGGQKQRVAIARALCMDPEIMLFDEPTSALDPEIVGEVLDVMKSLAHDGMTMMVVTHEMDFARTVSDRVVFMDQGVICEEGSPEQIFGNPTHARTREFLARYLEA
- a CDS encoding M20/M25/M40 family metallo-hydrolase, translating into MKKVSAALRSELGQGSESNALVSDDKSNVPAGSAVAELPSCCGASAGGEAQPGLGVTQFFAHEDDYPELDEAAISARLGAVIAVPSISTTDARQTNRAAFEELHTLLRHQWSRVFAAAELIQQDLSLLLLIPGSDPTLDPIMMMAHLDVVPIVPGTEVDWTHAPFSGYVDETFIWGRGAIDMKSQLTGMFEAVDFVLSQGVELRRGLILACGQDEETLQQGSKALAAELEQRGIHPAFLLDEGDYRIVDGAVYGAPGMHLMHAALAEKGYADVILTAKSSGGHSSNPYGGSSLEVLAHAISRIANLTWPVTLTPLTQAMLLRLLPELYEGPLVEMGINSADELVTQADEIAKACLGHPELYPLVTTTCAPTMIEGGSTGANVLPQDMWANINFRTLAGTTAQDVLARCQAAIADLPVTATLGPGATDPSPADALPSFGFDAIAHVAARYFQEQQNPITLVPSTVIGATDAASYSKICSECIRFSAFTVDDAESQRGVHGTDERISRRAYLQGIRFYIRLITEVAA
- the prfA gene encoding peptide chain release factor 1; amino-acid sequence: MRDKLEKLIEAYAELEKKLSDPAVVADQKEYMRLAKEHAHQSELVARAREYVQALDDIDAAKEMLHETSDADEKEMLQEEISSNEAKLPQLEEDIKFMLIPGDPNDEKNTIVEIRSAAGGDEAAIFAGDLFKMYQRFCEMHKWKITVLDSSPSEVGGFKSIEFKVEGDKVYSVMKYESGVHRVQRVPKTESQGRIQTSTATVAVLPEAEEIDIQIDQGDLRIDTYCASGPGGQCVNTTYSAVRITHLPTNTVVQSQEQRSQIQNREVCMQMLRARLYEMELERQQAELGAERQSQIGHGNRSEKIRTYNQPQDRVTDHRIGFNSTYNNVLLGEQLPNVIDALAAADRAEKLAHAVD